A single Fundulus heteroclitus isolate FHET01 unplaced genomic scaffold, MU-UCD_Fhet_4.1 scaffold_90, whole genome shotgun sequence DNA region contains:
- the rbpjl gene encoding recombining binding protein suppressor of hairless-like protein produces the protein MRRPDAGFPGCQFLGAGRESKREAHADQSITILHAKVAQKSYGSEKRFFCPPPCVYISGHGWKVMQDHLKAGGYGDSVYQICGYMCLDSSSHSQADTFKLLFDEQPNSRQLFACAKSLFISDQDKRKHFCLLLRLFLGNQQEVGSFQSRMIKVISKPSQKRQSMKNADLCISSCSKVALFNRLRSQTVSTRYLSVDSGAFIASARQWTAFTITMVDDQRSDHGGLVLSEGFICYGSVVQLVCTESGVALPPMVIRKVNKQHAILDVDEPVSQLHKCAFQFRDNPNAYLCLSNDTIIQYQAPSSIRDSSKVVLNDGSCWTIIGVEVVEFTFNRGLASIQTPVSPFPVITGLGVNGGGHVAMLEIHGENFSPHLKMLFGNSEAETMFKSPKSMLCVIPDVSVYSDSWRCLRRIITLPLSLVRSDGLIYRTSYSFTYSPELHLPPSARGATAGREGGADGGQEDEEDILLEKIHQEFTRTNFHLFMQS, from the exons ATGAG GAGACCTGACGCGGGCTTTCCAGGCTGTCAGTTTCTGGGAGCAGGGAGGGAGTCCAAACGGGAAGCTCATGCAGACCAGAGCATCACCATTCTGCACGCCAAGGTCGCCCAGAAATCTTATGGCAGCGAGAAAAG GTTTTTCTGCCCTCCTCCTTGTGTTTACATCAGTGGTCATGGATGGAAAGTCATGCAGGATCATTTGAAAG CGGGAGGTTATGGAGATTCAGTTTATCAGATATGCGGCTACATGTGTCTGGACAGCTCCAGTCACTCACAGGCAGACACATTCAAACTGCTCTTTGATGAACAACCAAACTCAAGG CAGCTGTTTGCTTGTGCAAAGTCTCTCTTCATCTCTGATCAGGACAAGAGGAAGCATTTCTGCCTGCTGCTGCGACTTTTTTTAGGCAACCAACAGGAAGTGGGTTCTTTCCAAAGCAGGATGATCAAAGTGATCTCCAAACCCTCCCAGAAGAGGCAGTCCATGAAGAATGCTGACT TGTGTATATCCTCCTGCTCCAAAGTGGCTTTGTTCAACCGCTTACGCTCACAGACGGTCAGCACTCGGTACCTCTCAGTGGACAGTGGAGCTTTCATAGCCAGCGCCAGACAGTGGACAGCCTTCACCATCACTATGG tgGATGACCAGCGTTCTGACCATGGCGGGCTTGTGCTGAGTGAAGGCTTCATCTGTTATGGTTCTGTGGTCCAGTTAGTTTGCACTGAGTCAGGAGTTGCCCTGCCACCCATg GTTATTCGAAAGGTGAACAAGCAGCACGCCATCTTAGACGTGGACGAACCGGTTTCTCAGCTCCACAAGTGTGCCTTTCAGTTCAGAGACAATCCCAATGCTTATCTGTGTCTATCAAATGACACCATCATACAGTACCAG GCTCCGTCCAGCATCAGGGACTCCAGTAAAGTGGTACTAAATGATGGATCCTGCTGGACCATCATAGGTGTGGAAGTGGTTGAATTCACCTTTAATCGAGGTTTGGCCAGCATTCAGACTCCAGTCAGTCCATTCCCTGTTATCACTGGGTTGGGG GTGAATGGTGGAGGGCATGTCGCCATGCTGGAGATCCATGGAGAAAACTTCAGCCCTCACCTCAAGATGTTGTTTGGCAACAGCGAGGCTGAGACAATGTTCAA GTCTCCAAAATCTATGCTCTGCGTCATTCCTGATGTTTCAGTTTATAGTGACAGCTGGCGCTGTCTGCGTCGCATCATCACCCTCCCTTTGTCCCTCGTCAGATCTGATGGCCTCATTTATCGTACATCCTACAGTTTCACCTACTCCCCGGAGCTCCACCTGCCTCCATCTGCCCGAGGAGCAACAGCAGGCAGAGAAGGAGGGGCAGACGGAGGccaggaggacgaggaggacaTTCTCTTAGAGAAAATTCATCAGGAGTTCACCAGAACTAATTTTCACCTATTCATGCAGAGTTAA